One segment of Methanolinea mesophila DNA contains the following:
- a CDS encoding right-handed parallel beta-helix repeat-containing protein codes for MSTSTKRSRRSYQLVLLAAVLCCMAFILPASAGPGDPTHVVLNISPDIVCAEDHQINITFHANSGMSAGVNGFLIGFDEEEIDLEDITPQCITVYNNGQSGSPSEIIVFETPDPEYTQYYFPDGLTVIKLWTPIPITFNTDVTIIIDCAEIECPCNCSGYFAWVARDGGTAVMSSPDYLNVQIDVHSGQNGTVELQPAGPEAPPDFTATFPCCDDATFEIEADPCYYISSVIVTPLCGEDDEEECVFIPPNPDDYFGESEYTYTFTNLTCCYALDAEFEARQCNITAEACMGGRIQSPDMTWSPPNYTMSFYCGDTPTYFIKPDLSNKISDVTVDGESVYDDLVFFQNGSATYTFDPLVCDGQDIVIRACFELAPVDAFLKYQNATRDCRGVTEVQVYGADNIQAVLDYVDQVYLSGNTSSFDINGTSTGTHFGSYSAGVYVDDATSGVGDTLTINVLSLPSVNPETYKVTYDDGTTTRYATLTILLDGTPVWAPAPPVGVRDVIDVQAQIPAWNMVTQAYLDANPDFEGLIGAVIYVDDGDYNEVIEVDTPGLHLVNMTGAFPEIDAEGLTPAGSGDTRSAVFLSAGCTGIQGFEIEGAGEDAGVNASGIAVYPSSEKCQSAFIWDYDPVSEQNIQVPCHYGRVNILDNEIHENTARGIRAINCSVLISGNMIYENGFDGIAGEDLFTGVECIDPFAYTHSPASSEIIFNDIFDNGPSGRGVWVVWDPVSQTYRFTSNATACGTLPGWTDSGIEIDEMSEPGLVPDQVLYIKHNWINGNYHAGIFLMEDSTDEALNNTILIDGNDIEYNGVFGISTFAGEPSQVTVIYNNIVGNRFWGIKNWETEDEDDVLIAKENFWGPDVGSGIPSGGPHWGPEPITSPLIPPCYCHEPDQRSDALGNGDNVSHWVEYNPWLYFPSDEIFMDDTNPMWMMRVLGSDTLELQKGWNTLSVPCTLYTKADTISEISTLGDFITNNNMVIAYSWNATSGLWENIGASNAKIIPSQGYYIKMKAPTKFPVLYSNSTSPGLPTYPVVQGWNLIGAPWGIDRVDDGYGDEGRWAVASPELGDPEAFMMVWQSLESIKEGSGGTKGVAIVISPSVPGQYAIWSESVTSGFWQITNTREMVTGEGYWVYMVNPSTYAGFEITPFYYT; via the coding sequence ATGAGTACTTCGACGAAGCGATCGCGGCGGTCCTATCAGCTGGTGCTGCTGGCTGCCGTGCTCTGCTGTATGGCATTTATTCTCCCGGCCTCGGCAGGCCCGGGTGATCCGACACATGTTGTTCTCAACATTTCGCCGGATATCGTATGTGCAGAAGACCATCAGATCAATATTACGTTCCATGCAAACTCGGGTATGAGTGCCGGGGTGAACGGTTTCCTGATCGGGTTCGACGAGGAGGAGATCGACCTCGAAGACATCACCCCACAGTGTATCACCGTCTATAATAACGGCCAGAGCGGGTCTCCCTCTGAAATCATCGTCTTCGAGACACCGGACCCCGAATACACTCAGTATTATTTCCCGGACGGTCTCACGGTGATAAAACTGTGGACTCCGATACCGATCACGTTCAATACCGACGTGACCATCATCATCGACTGCGCCGAGATCGAATGCCCGTGCAATTGTTCGGGTTACTTTGCATGGGTGGCCCGCGACGGTGGAACCGCGGTCATGAGCTCTCCCGACTACCTGAATGTCCAGATCGACGTGCATTCCGGGCAGAACGGTACCGTGGAGCTGCAGCCTGCAGGACCCGAAGCACCTCCGGACTTCACCGCAACCTTCCCGTGCTGCGATGACGCGACGTTCGAGATCGAGGCCGACCCGTGCTATTACATCTCGTCCGTGATTGTCACCCCGCTCTGCGGAGAGGATGACGAGGAGGAGTGCGTGTTCATTCCGCCGAATCCTGACGATTATTTCGGGGAGAGCGAGTACACTTACACGTTCACCAACCTGACATGCTGCTATGCCCTCGACGCGGAATTTGAGGCTCGCCAGTGCAATATCACCGCGGAGGCCTGCATGGGTGGCCGGATCCAGTCCCCCGACATGACCTGGTCCCCGCCCAACTACACCATGTCGTTCTATTGCGGTGATACTCCGACGTACTTCATCAAGCCGGACCTCTCCAACAAGATCTCCGATGTGACGGTCGACGGCGAGTCGGTCTACGATGACCTTGTGTTCTTCCAGAACGGAAGTGCGACCTACACGTTCGACCCGCTGGTGTGCGACGGGCAGGACATCGTCATCCGGGCCTGCTTCGAGCTTGCCCCCGTGGACGCCTTCCTGAAGTACCAGAACGCGACCCGGGACTGCCGGGGCGTGACCGAGGTCCAGGTCTACGGTGCCGATAACATCCAGGCGGTCCTCGATTATGTCGACCAGGTCTACCTGAGTGGCAACACTTCCTCGTTCGACATCAACGGGACCAGCACCGGGACTCATTTCGGTTCCTATTCTGCCGGGGTCTACGTTGACGATGCGACGAGCGGTGTCGGCGATACCCTGACCATCAACGTGCTCTCGCTGCCGTCGGTAAACCCGGAGACCTACAAGGTGACCTACGATGACGGGACGACGACCCGGTATGCAACGCTCACCATCCTGCTCGACGGAACCCCGGTCTGGGCCCCTGCCCCACCGGTCGGTGTCAGGGACGTGATCGACGTACAGGCCCAGATACCGGCATGGAACATGGTGACACAGGCGTACCTCGATGCGAACCCCGACTTTGAAGGGCTCATCGGCGCCGTCATCTATGTGGATGACGGGGACTACAACGAAGTCATCGAGGTCGACACCCCGGGGCTCCACCTGGTCAACATGACCGGGGCGTTCCCCGAGATCGATGCCGAAGGCCTGACTCCCGCCGGGAGCGGGGACACCAGGTCCGCGGTCTTCCTCTCAGCGGGGTGCACCGGCATCCAGGGCTTCGAGATTGAGGGTGCCGGAGAAGACGCCGGCGTGAACGCAAGCGGTATTGCGGTCTACCCGTCCAGCGAGAAGTGCCAGAGTGCATTTATCTGGGACTACGACCCGGTATCCGAGCAAAACATCCAGGTCCCGTGCCACTACGGCAGGGTGAACATTCTGGATAACGAGATCCATGAAAACACCGCAAGGGGTATCCGTGCGATCAACTGCAGTGTCCTGATCAGCGGCAACATGATCTATGAGAACGGTTTCGACGGGATCGCCGGTGAGGACCTGTTCACCGGAGTCGAGTGCATCGACCCGTTCGCATACACTCACAGCCCCGCCTCGAGCGAGATCATCTTCAACGATATCTTCGATAACGGCCCGAGCGGAAGAGGAGTCTGGGTCGTGTGGGACCCGGTCAGCCAGACGTACCGGTTCACCAGCAATGCGACCGCGTGCGGTACGCTGCCCGGCTGGACCGATTCGGGTATCGAGATCGATGAGATGAGCGAACCCGGCCTCGTCCCGGACCAGGTGCTCTACATCAAGCACAACTGGATCAACGGCAACTATCACGCGGGGATCTTCCTCATGGAAGACTCGACCGATGAGGCGCTGAACAACACTATCCTGATCGACGGGAACGACATCGAGTACAACGGTGTGTTCGGTATCTCCACGTTCGCAGGTGAACCCAGCCAGGTGACCGTCATCTACAACAACATCGTAGGGAACAGGTTCTGGGGAATCAAGAACTGGGAGACCGAGGACGAGGACGATGTCCTGATCGCCAAGGAGAACTTCTGGGGACCCGACGTAGGATCCGGGATCCCGTCGGGCGGACCGCACTGGGGTCCCGAGCCGATCACATCCCCCCTCATTCCCCCCTGCTACTGCCATGAGCCCGACCAGCGGAGCGATGCACTCGGCAACGGTGACAACGTGAGCCACTGGGTGGAGTACAACCCGTGGCTGTACTTCCCGTCCGATGAGATCTTCATGGACGATACCAACCCCATGTGGATGATGCGGGTGCTCGGGTCCGACACCCTCGAACTCCAGAAAGGCTGGAATACTCTCTCCGTCCCCTGCACCCTCTATACCAAGGCAGACACGATATCCGAGATCTCCACGCTCGGTGACTTCATCACCAACAACAACATGGTGATCGCATATTCCTGGAACGCGACCTCGGGTCTGTGGGAGAATATCGGTGCGAGTAATGCGAAGATCATCCCCAGCCAGGGATACTACATCAAGATGAAGGCTCCCACCAAGTTCCCGGTGCTCTATAGCAACAGCACGTCACCCGGGCTTCCCACCTACCCTGTGGTCCAGGGATGGAACCTTATCGGCGCTCCCTGGGGTATCGACCGGGTCGATGACGGCTACGGTGACGAAGGCCGCTGGGCAGTCGCAAGTCCCGAACTCGGCGACCCCGAGGCGTTCATGATGGTCTGGCAGTCGCTCGAATCCATCAAGGAAGGCAGCGGCGGGACCAAGGGAGTGGCCATCGTGATCAGCCCCTCGGTGCCCGGGCAGTACGCCATCTGGAGCGAGTCGGTAACCAGCGGGTTCTGGCAGATCACGAACACCAGGGAGATGGTGACCGGAGAAGGGTACTGGGTCTACATGGTGAACCCCTCGACCTACGCCGGATTCGAGATCACCCCGTTCTACTACACGTGA
- a CDS encoding InlB B-repeat-containing protein — translation MSEHHKRKGEQDSPPSSPRGAMKQGQNWNFVVLVGAVIFSFIICASFIAAADSSPILPARFYGSVTINDQPAPPGTLVTAVVQGGGGSYTTTVPGRYGSTYFTDPRFEVQGQISDGEPISFFVNGIRAECYPVATHGPWQDTYPFYADEEINLDLRAEGQMWTIVASAGAGGTISPSGNVQVIDGADQTFCITPASCYRIYDVLVDGSSVGAVSAYTFEDVDRNHTIAASFSPITYTLSGSAGYGGSISPQGSMTVPCGGSQNFTITPDECYRIADVLVNGYSVGPLDVVVLTNVHQDYSVEAFFAPIVYSISSSAGAGGSIDPLGEVPVACGDDQTFIIAPDSCHTIGDVLVDGSSVGPVGSYTFYDLDDNHTIAAEFTTITYTIVSSAGAGGTISPSGEGEFPCGSDQTYLITPDPCYMISDVLVDGVSVGPVGSITFYDLNDDHTIAAEFAPITYTIVASAGPGGYISPSGESEFPCGSDQTFTISPDGCYVIADVLVDGVSVGPVGSYTFYDLADDHTITAEFSVIVYNYTATAGPGGSISPSGIIQVPCMTIQYFHINPDSGYHIEDVVVDGVSEGPVPLYIFGPADADHTIEAYFAEGGPVFFDETLYGGWNLFSTPILLEPGHKNLDEIFAPDQLENIDMILAWSGSYWFIPDADYDLNPLYAVYVKVHDNESATATIYPATSVSSLPARYLESGLSLIGSAPAYSGAPFPSMPVDQALISIREAPGNLTGYTMVISPGLGQPAWVYVQGAPVQSVLPFKGYWVVMENPDTLFGFSTTPIA, via the coding sequence ATGTCTGAACATCACAAGAGGAAGGGGGAACAAGACTCCCCGCCTTCCTCCCCTCGCGGGGCGATGAAGCAGGGACAGAACTGGAATTTCGTGGTGCTCGTAGGAGCAGTGATATTCAGCTTCATCATCTGCGCATCGTTCATCGCCGCGGCGGACAGTTCCCCTATCCTCCCCGCCCGGTTCTACGGCAGCGTAACCATCAACGATCAGCCTGCCCCTCCGGGCACTCTGGTCACTGCCGTGGTCCAGGGAGGCGGGGGGAGCTATACGACGACGGTCCCCGGACGGTATGGAAGCACGTACTTCACCGATCCGAGATTCGAGGTCCAGGGGCAGATCAGCGACGGTGAGCCGATCTCGTTCTTCGTGAATGGGATACGGGCTGAATGTTACCCTGTGGCGACCCATGGGCCATGGCAGGACACGTATCCCTTCTACGCTGACGAGGAGATCAACCTCGACCTCCGGGCGGAGGGGCAGATGTGGACCATCGTAGCCTCAGCCGGAGCGGGCGGGACCATATCCCCGTCTGGCAATGTCCAGGTCATCGACGGTGCCGACCAGACGTTCTGCATCACCCCGGCCTCCTGCTACCGGATCTACGATGTCCTGGTCGACGGATCGTCCGTGGGAGCGGTCTCTGCATATACCTTCGAGGATGTGGACCGCAACCATACCATCGCCGCCAGTTTCTCACCGATCACCTACACCCTGTCCGGGTCGGCGGGATACGGCGGATCGATAAGTCCCCAGGGGAGCATGACCGTTCCCTGCGGCGGATCGCAGAACTTCACCATCACCCCCGACGAATGTTACAGGATCGCCGATGTCCTTGTCAACGGGTATTCGGTGGGGCCGCTCGATGTTGTAGTGCTCACCAACGTCCACCAGGATTACAGCGTTGAGGCATTCTTTGCACCCATCGTCTACAGCATCTCGTCCAGTGCGGGGGCCGGAGGGTCCATTGATCCATTGGGAGAGGTCCCGGTGGCGTGCGGGGACGACCAGACCTTCATCATAGCTCCCGATTCCTGTCACACTATCGGGGACGTCCTGGTGGACGGCTCATCGGTAGGACCGGTCGGGTCCTATACGTTCTACGACCTCGACGACAACCACACCATCGCTGCGGAATTTACCACGATCACCTACACTATCGTATCCTCCGCAGGAGCGGGGGGAACGATCAGCCCGTCCGGGGAGGGTGAATTTCCCTGCGGGTCCGACCAGACCTACCTCATCACCCCCGACCCGTGTTACATGATCAGCGATGTACTTGTGGACGGGGTATCGGTGGGACCGGTCGGGTCGATAACGTTCTACGACCTTAACGACGACCACACCATCGCCGCCGAGTTTGCCCCGATCACCTACACGATCGTCGCCTCCGCAGGTCCCGGGGGATATATCTCGCCGTCCGGGGAAAGTGAATTTCCCTGCGGGTCCGACCAGACCTTCACCATCTCCCCCGACGGCTGCTACGTGATCGCCGACGTGCTCGTTGACGGTGTATCGGTGGGACCGGTGGGTTCCTACACATTCTATGATCTCGCCGATGACCATACCATCACCGCCGAATTTTCGGTAATCGTCTATAATTACACTGCGACCGCCGGTCCCGGGGGCTCCATTTCTCCGTCGGGCATCATCCAGGTCCCCTGCATGACAATACAATATTTCCATATCAATCCCGACAGCGGGTACCACATCGAGGATGTAGTGGTTGACGGAGTCTCGGAAGGTCCCGTCCCGTTGTATATTTTCGGTCCCGCCGATGCGGACCACACCATAGAGGCATATTTTGCTGAAGGAGGACCCGTGTTCTTCGATGAGACCCTCTACGGCGGGTGGAATCTCTTCTCCACCCCGATCCTGCTCGAACCCGGGCATAAGAACCTCGACGAGATCTTCGCCCCGGACCAGCTGGAAAATATCGATATGATCCTCGCATGGTCGGGCTCGTACTGGTTTATCCCGGATGCAGATTACGATCTCAACCCGCTCTACGCGGTGTACGTGAAGGTTCACGACAATGAGTCCGCGACCGCCACGATCTACCCGGCGACTTCGGTATCATCGCTCCCCGCGAGGTATCTCGAGAGCGGGCTCTCGCTGATCGGGTCCGCACCTGCGTACAGCGGCGCCCCCTTCCCGTCGATGCCGGTCGACCAGGCACTGATCAGCATCAGGGAGGCGCCGGGCAACCTCACCGGATACACCATGGTCATCAGCCCGGGGCTCGGCCAGCCCGCCTGGGTATACGTCCAGGGTGCGCCGGTGCAGAGCGTCCTTCCCTTCAAGGGTTACTGGGTGGTGATGGAAAACCCCGACACGCTGTTCGGGTTTTCTACCACCCCTATCGCCTAA
- a CDS encoding lectin like domain-containing protein, translated as MAVHPVRYTTFFLIAILIFSYVSADQGSSAAITDGTGLSGDRSGAGAVTAFSSYSSLLLEEKSTVSSSPGTVIGQGEEEPASSFLFETLGTTLLGTLRERVSPLQAYVEGKQAAALAGITTVQFTSLNKTVEFELSPINPDFLEYLNTQGSEQGSGVHALGYVPPPADLSQNKGKQVSSFDESFSSALQSLRAEYVTAASGADSATVSAQSGGTSFDLRNQGKVTDVKDQGQCGSCWAFASLASLESTLRPGETWDLSENNMKNTHGYDLTPCQGGNYIMSTGYLTRWSGPVTESQDPYVAGSGTSSTTSTPVKHVQEVIYLPARSGPLDNQNIKLALQEKGAVYSSIRWEDSCYNARTASYYYGGASISNHAVTIVGWDDNYDRSNFAKAPSGNGAFIVKNSWGPDWGDQGYFYVSYYDSRIGGEGAIFTAESQNNYENQYEYDPLGWVVSYGLNSDSAYFANVFTSEGQEDLAAISFYTVATNAQWKATVYTGVSGGPVSRTPAATVSGTFGMPGYHTVTLDNPVPLKKGEKFSVVVWIQTPGYEYPVAVEYPYKGFSSKATAHKGESYVSTDGSTWTDITTTLANTNVCLKAFTVAGSSQPTPTVTPTPTVSPTPSPSPTPSPTPVVTDRTAPRVSITAPRSYSSVTPGESVEVRWTATDSGGIATVILEYSTDHGADWTRAATGLASSGTYSLKVPDDASGTLQVRVTATDKAGNAGSATKTLMVKSASGGISDFLSSRTEAAPVPLPTFTRTAITAGSTVGSFQSEAGTLLARWEDDAVSFPAVARALKQETNIPATK; from the coding sequence ATGGCTGTTCACCCTGTACGATATACCACATTTTTCCTGATCGCGATCCTGATTTTTTCGTATGTGTCCGCAGATCAGGGTAGTTCTGCCGCCATCACGGACGGGACCGGCCTCTCCGGAGATCGGAGCGGAGCGGGCGCCGTTACCGCATTCTCTTCGTACTCCTCGCTCCTTCTCGAGGAAAAGAGTACCGTGTCGTCATCGCCGGGAACCGTCATAGGGCAGGGAGAAGAAGAACCGGCGTCATCTTTTCTGTTCGAAACCCTCGGGACCACACTCCTCGGTACCCTGCGGGAGCGGGTATCCCCCCTCCAGGCATATGTCGAGGGAAAGCAGGCAGCCGCTCTCGCCGGGATCACGACCGTCCAGTTTACCAGTCTCAACAAGACGGTTGAATTCGAGCTCTCTCCTATCAACCCCGATTTCCTCGAATATCTCAATACCCAGGGATCGGAACAGGGGAGCGGCGTCCACGCCCTGGGGTACGTCCCCCCGCCCGCGGACCTCTCCCAGAACAAGGGAAAGCAGGTGAGTTCGTTCGACGAGAGCTTCAGTTCCGCCCTGCAGTCCCTGCGGGCCGAGTACGTTACCGCAGCGTCCGGAGCTGATTCCGCGACCGTCTCCGCACAGAGCGGGGGGACCTCGTTCGACCTCCGCAACCAGGGGAAGGTGACCGACGTAAAAGACCAGGGGCAGTGCGGGAGCTGCTGGGCCTTCGCCTCGCTCGCATCGCTCGAGTCGACCCTCCGCCCGGGGGAGACCTGGGACCTCTCCGAGAACAACATGAAAAATACCCATGGATACGACCTCACGCCCTGCCAGGGCGGGAACTACATCATGTCGACCGGGTACCTGACCAGGTGGAGCGGCCCGGTCACCGAGTCGCAGGACCCGTACGTGGCAGGGTCGGGCACGTCGTCCACAACCTCCACGCCGGTGAAACATGTCCAGGAGGTGATCTACCTCCCGGCGAGGAGCGGCCCGCTGGACAACCAGAACATCAAACTGGCGCTCCAGGAGAAAGGAGCGGTATACTCATCGATCCGGTGGGAGGACTCGTGTTACAACGCAAGGACCGCGAGTTACTACTACGGCGGGGCCTCCATCTCCAACCACGCGGTCACTATCGTGGGCTGGGACGACAACTACGACCGGTCAAACTTTGCGAAGGCCCCTTCGGGGAACGGGGCGTTCATCGTGAAGAACAGCTGGGGACCCGACTGGGGTGACCAGGGGTACTTCTACGTTTCCTATTACGACAGCCGGATCGGAGGAGAAGGAGCCATATTCACCGCTGAGAGCCAGAACAACTATGAAAACCAGTACGAGTACGACCCCCTCGGGTGGGTGGTGAGTTACGGCCTGAACAGCGACAGCGCCTACTTCGCCAATGTCTTCACCTCCGAAGGCCAGGAAGACCTGGCCGCCATATCGTTCTATACCGTTGCCACGAACGCCCAGTGGAAGGCCACGGTCTATACCGGGGTCTCCGGGGGGCCGGTCAGCAGGACGCCGGCGGCCACGGTCTCCGGGACCTTCGGCATGCCCGGATATCATACCGTAACGCTGGATAACCCCGTCCCGTTGAAGAAAGGGGAGAAATTTTCGGTGGTGGTCTGGATACAGACCCCCGGATACGAGTACCCGGTCGCAGTGGAGTATCCCTACAAGGGATTCTCAAGCAAGGCGACCGCCCACAAGGGCGAGAGCTACGTGAGCACGGACGGCAGTACCTGGACGGACATCACCACCACCCTCGCCAACACCAATGTCTGCCTGAAAGCGTTCACCGTGGCCGGTTCCTCGCAGCCGACACCCACGGTCACTCCTACCCCGACCGTATCACCCACGCCGAGCCCCTCGCCGACTCCCTCCCCGACCCCCGTGGTCACGGATCGCACGGCTCCCCGGGTGAGCATCACCGCTCCCCGGTCCTATAGCAGCGTGACCCCCGGGGAGTCCGTTGAGGTCCGGTGGACCGCGACCGACTCGGGCGGGATAGCCACGGTAATCCTCGAGTATTCGACGGACCACGGGGCGGACTGGACCAGGGCCGCAACGGGCCTCGCCTCCTCGGGCACGTACTCCCTGAAGGTCCCCGACGACGCCTCGGGGACGCTGCAGGTCCGGGTCACCGCGACCGACAAGGCAGGGAACGCGGGGAGCGCGACAAAGACCCTGATGGTGAAGTCCGCGTCCGGAGGTATCTCGGACTTCCTCTCCTCCCGGACGGAGGCGGCTCCCGTTCCCCTGCCTACTTTTACCCGCACAGCCATCACCGCGGGCTCAACCGTCGGCTCGTTCCAGTCCGAGGCGGGGACGCTCCTTGCACGGTGGGAAGACGACGCGGTCTCCTTCCCGGCGGTCGCCCGTGCCCTGAAGCAAGAAACCAATATCCCCGCGACCAAATAA
- a CDS encoding radical SAM protein — MVLFVTGTCRKACWYCPLSKERKGHDRVYANEKCIATPGDAVAEARRMSALGTGVTGGEPLDKLDRVVEYCRALKRELGPGHQIHLYTALAPTRDQLERLSGLVDEIRLHPPHDQWETIAQSDFIASARLAKHMGFVTGIEVPSLPGMDLLEAALPYLDFLNINELEWGESNAEEMRRRGMVPEDGVHNAVMGAREWGAGLCSHQKVHWCSSGFKDSVQLRKRLLRIARNTARPFDEVTEDGTVVYGLVEGLGEVPEIIRELGDDGYELREEGLETAWWILAEHGDEISGTRYIVERYPDRGIIVEVTPL; from the coding sequence ATGGTCCTCTTCGTGACGGGCACCTGCAGGAAGGCCTGCTGGTACTGCCCGCTCTCGAAGGAGCGCAAAGGGCATGACCGGGTGTACGCGAACGAGAAGTGCATCGCGACTCCCGGGGATGCCGTCGCCGAGGCACGGAGGATGAGCGCACTGGGAACAGGGGTCACCGGGGGGGAACCCCTGGACAAACTCGACCGCGTGGTGGAATACTGCAGGGCCCTGAAGAGGGAGTTGGGACCCGGGCACCAGATCCACCTCTACACCGCCCTCGCACCCACCAGGGACCAGCTGGAGAGGCTGTCGGGCCTCGTCGACGAGATCCGGCTCCACCCCCCGCACGACCAGTGGGAGACCATCGCCCAGAGCGATTTTATCGCGTCCGCCCGCCTTGCAAAGCACATGGGGTTCGTCACCGGTATCGAGGTCCCCTCCCTTCCGGGGATGGACCTCCTGGAAGCAGCACTCCCCTATCTCGATTTTCTCAATATCAACGAGCTGGAATGGGGAGAGAGCAACGCGGAAGAGATGCGGAGAAGGGGCATGGTCCCCGAGGACGGGGTGCATAACGCGGTCATGGGCGCAAGGGAATGGGGCGCCGGGCTGTGCTCCCACCAAAAAGTCCACTGGTGCTCGTCGGGCTTCAAGGACTCGGTCCAGCTACGAAAGCGCCTGCTGCGAATCGCCCGGAACACCGCACGCCCGTTCGACGAGGTCACCGAGGACGGGACCGTGGTATACGGGCTGGTCGAGGGACTCGGGGAAGTCCCGGAGATCATCCGCGAACTCGGGGATGACGGGTACGAGCTCCGGGAAGAAGGATTGGAGACCGCGTGGTGGATCCTTGCCGAGCATGGAGACGAGATCTCCGGTACCCGGTACATCGTGGAGAGGTATCCCGACCGGGGAATCATCGTGGAGGTGACACCGCTCTGA
- the uppS gene encoding polyprenyl diphosphate synthase, giving the protein MLRSIADSLYERRLLLQCRHIPRHIAIIQDGNRRFARMMKMQKSEGHRLGADRTEEMLDWASELGIRYITLYSFSTENFNRESEEVKMLFALFKNKFTSITSDHRVHRKHIRVQMVGDRSLLPKDLLGAIEAAEESTAGYTDFYLNIALAYGGRNEIVRATRNILREVYDGSCAPEEIDPDRFEQNLHAGRNLPPVDLIIRTGNEYRTSNFLPWLANGHECAVYFCAPYWPMFRKIDLLRAIRLYSQRVESKAGNS; this is encoded by the coding sequence ATGCTCCGGAGTATCGCGGACTCGCTGTACGAGCGGAGACTCCTGCTCCAGTGCCGCCACATCCCCCGGCACATCGCCATCATCCAGGACGGGAACCGCAGGTTCGCCCGCATGATGAAGATGCAGAAGAGCGAGGGGCACCGGCTCGGGGCTGACCGCACCGAGGAGATGCTCGACTGGGCGAGCGAACTCGGGATCCGGTACATCACCCTCTACTCGTTCTCCACCGAGAACTTCAACCGGGAATCCGAGGAGGTGAAGATGCTCTTCGCGCTCTTCAAGAACAAGTTCACCAGCATCACCTCCGACCACCGCGTGCACAGGAAGCACATCAGGGTGCAGATGGTGGGTGACCGTTCGCTCCTTCCGAAAGACCTCCTCGGGGCGATCGAGGCCGCGGAGGAGTCTACCGCAGGGTACACCGACTTTTACCTTAACATCGCGCTCGCGTACGGAGGGAGGAACGAGATCGTCCGGGCGACAAGAAATATTCTCCGGGAAGTGTACGACGGGAGCTGTGCTCCGGAGGAGATCGACCCCGACCGGTTCGAGCAGAACCTCCACGCGGGGAGGAACCTCCCCCCGGTGGACCTCATCATCCGGACCGGGAACGAGTACCGGACCTCAAACTTCCTCCCCTGGCTTGCGAACGGTCACGAATGTGCCGTCTATTTCTGCGCCCCCTACTGGCCGATGTTCCGGAAGATCGACCTCCTCCGTGCGATCAGGCTCTACTCCCAACGGGTGGAGTCAAAGGCAGGTAATTCCTGA
- a CDS encoding undecaprenyl diphosphate synthase family protein, with the protein MLYWLYERALLRRISLLPGHICFMLSEQDVRLAPQRILEVTRWSRDISHIVRSRAESAGENEIPGIVSLTFHISTTDPGSLEPILPEIRKVEKIARLELHSGEEKTVSGSGMHVCVAVGKSGREEIVECIRRMANDRIPPESVTEETFERFLTFSYSPDLVIKTGGDHLTDFLIWQSVYSELFFSDINWRGFRKVDFLRALRDYQSRARRFGK; encoded by the coding sequence GTGCTCTACTGGCTCTACGAACGGGCGCTGCTCCGAAGGATCTCCCTCCTCCCCGGGCATATCTGCTTTATGCTGAGCGAGCAGGACGTGCGGCTCGCCCCCCAGAGGATCCTCGAGGTGACCCGGTGGAGCAGGGATATCAGTCACATCGTGCGGAGCAGGGCCGAAAGTGCGGGGGAAAACGAAATTCCCGGTATCGTGAGCCTCACGTTTCACATCAGCACCACGGACCCCGGTTCGCTCGAACCCATTCTCCCCGAGATACGGAAGGTGGAGAAGATCGCCCGGCTCGAACTCCATTCGGGAGAGGAGAAGACGGTCTCAGGTTCCGGGATGCACGTATGTGTCGCGGTGGGGAAGAGCGGGCGCGAGGAGATCGTGGAATGCATCAGGAGGATGGCGAACGACCGCATCCCCCCGGAATCGGTCACCGAGGAGACCTTCGAGCGGTTCCTGACCTTCTCCTACAGCCCGGACCTGGTGATCAAGACCGGGGGAGACCACCTCACCGATTTCCTCATCTGGCAGTCGGTATATTCGGAGCTCTTCTTCTCGGACATCAACTGGAGGGGGTTCCGGAAAGTGGACTTCCTTCGTGCGCTCCGCGACTACCAGTCGAGGGCGCGAAGGTTCGGAAAATAA